One region of Malania oleifera isolate guangnan ecotype guangnan chromosome 6, ASM2987363v1, whole genome shotgun sequence genomic DNA includes:
- the LOC131158015 gene encoding large ribosomal subunit protein eL42: MVNVPKTKKTYCKSKECRKHTLHKVTQYKKGKDSLAAQGKRRYDRKQSGYGGQTKPVFHKKAKTTKKIVLRLQCQACKHVSQHPIKRCKHFEIGGDKKGKGTSLF; the protein is encoded by the exons ATG GTGAATGTTCCAAAGACAAAGAAGACATACTGCAAAAGCAAGGAATGTCGGAAACATACCTTGCATAAGGTGACCCAATACAAAAAGGGGAAGGATAGCTTGGCTGCACAAGGAAAGCGGAGATATGACCGCAAACAATCAGGTTATGGAGGACAAACCAAACCAGTCTTCCATAAGAAG gCTAAAACTACAAAGAAGATTGTGCTGAGGTTGCAATGCCAAGCCTGCAAACACGTATCCCAACATCCAATTAAG AGATGTAAGCATTTTGAGATTGGAGGTGACAAGAAGGGGAAGGGAACTTCTCTGTTTTAA
- the LOC131157579 gene encoding endoglucanase 1-like — MTSASTKLSLTLHILCFALLSILLSSSAFTPQDYSDALEKSILFFEGQRSGKLPSNQRVNWRGNSGLSDGSSYHVDLVGGYYDAGDNVKFGLPMAFTTTLLSWSVIEFGSSMGSQIDNAREAIRWGTDYLLKAAGATLGTLYVQVGDPNMDHKCWERPEDMDTPRNVYKVDTRNPGSDVAAETAAALAAASIVFKDSDTSYSAKLLQTAKTVFDFADKYRGSYSDSLNSAVCPFYCSYSGYNDELLWGAAWIHRASQNGSYLAYIQSNGHTMGADDDDYSFSWDDKRAGTKILLSKYYLEKTTQEFQLYKEHSDKFVCSQIPGTSNFQAQYTPGGLLYKASGSNMQYVTSTSLLLLTYAKYLKANGGAPSCGTSTVTAEKLIDLARNQVDYILGNNPAKMSYMVGFGEKYPQHVHHRGSSVPSIKTHPQRIDCNSGFQYLYSASPNPNVLVGAIVGGPDSADSFSDDRNNYQQAEPATYINAPFVGAVAYFAGGAKAIAN, encoded by the exons ATGACCTCTGCTAGCACTAAACTCTCCTTAACGTTGCATATTCTTTGCTTTGCTCTTCTTTCCATTTTGCTGTCTTCCTCTGCCTTCACTCCCCAGGATTACTCCGACGCCCTCGAAAAATCCATCCTCTTCTTCGAGGGACAGCGGTCCGGGAAACTGCCATCTAACCAGAGGGTCAACTGGAGGGGAAACTCCGGGCTGTCCGACGGCTCCTCTTACCAT GTGGACCTTGTCGGGGGTTACTATGATGCAGGAGACAATGTGAAGTTTGGGCTGCCGATGGCCTTCACGACCACATTGCTGTCGTGGAGTGTCATTGAGTTTGGGAGCTCCATGGGTAGCCAGATTGACAATGCCAGAGAAGCTATCCGTTGGGGTACCGACTATCTTCTGAAAGCAGCCGGTGCCACCCTCGGCACCCTATACGTCCAA GTGGGAGATCCAAACATGGATCACAAGTGCTGGGAGAGGCCTGAAGACATGGACACACCTCGCAATGTGTACAAGGTGGACACACGGAACCCAGGATCAGATGTCGCAGCGGAGACAGCCGCTGCTTTGGCTGCAGCTTCCATTGTGTTCAAAGACTCTGACACCTCTTACTCCGCTAAATTGCTTCAAACTGCCAAGACA GTGTTTGATTTCGCAGACAAATACAGAGGCTCTTACAGCGATTCTCTCAACTCCGCGGTTTGCCCATTCTACTGCTCTTACTCCGGATACAAT GACGAGCTTTTGTGGGGCGCGGCATGGATTCATAGAGCTTCTCAGAACGGCTCTTACTTGGCTTACATTCAGTCCAATGGCCACACCATGGGCGCGGATGACGATGACTATTCTTTCAGCTGGGACGACAAGCGTGCAGGAACCAAAATCTTGCTTTCCAAG TACTACTTGGAGAAAACTACTCAAGAGTTTCAGTTATATAAAGAACACTCCGACAAATTCGTATGCTCCCAAATTCCAGGAACATCTAATTTCCAAGCCCAGTATACGCCAG GGGGTCTTCTGTACAAAGCAAGCGGGAGCAATATGCAGTATGTGACTTCCACATCTCTACTCCTCTTGACATATGCCAAGTATCTTAAAGCAAATGGAGGAGCTCCGTCATGTGGGACGTCCACCGTGACGGCAGAGAAGCTCATCGACCTGGCTAGGAATCAGGTTGACTACATTCTCGGTAATAATCCAGCGAAGATGTCTTACATGGTGGGCTTCGGGGAGAAGTACCCACAGCATGTCCACCACAGGGGTTCCTCTGTGCCATCCATCAAAACACACCCACAGCGCATCGACTGCAACAGCGGGTTCCAGTACCTCTACTCTGCCTCGCCAAATCCGAATGTGCTTGTTGGGGCCATAGTGGGGGGTCCTGACAGCGCAGACAGTTTCTCTGATGATCGCAATAACTACCAGCAGGCTGAACCAGCGACGTACATCAATGCTCCATTCGTTGGCGCAGTTGCATACTTCGCAGGCGGCGCCAAAGCCATAGCAAACTAG